From the Onychostoma macrolepis isolate SWU-2019 chromosome 13, ASM1243209v1, whole genome shotgun sequence genome, the window GGGATGAGCAGAGCCCTGCTATGCAGGTCTAACGTACAGGCCAGTCAGAAGACACAGCTTTATGTTCTTATAAATtcttatacatttatatattcttattgttctcataaatgtatatattcttATACATGTGTGTTTAGTGATCACTtaaagaaaatgcttttttttttttatataaactaaTATAATAAACATGAACTAGCTCAAAAAAAGAGAACTTCAGTGTTTTTCTCTACTTTCTTGTGTTCTCATGTCCGTTTACAAAGGACTAAATTCTGCTATACAATTCTTAAATTCTTGTCTTAAATTTAACAGTTGGATGTCAAATCATGTTACAGAGGTTCTATACATAGAAATCtatgaaatgtaatatatatatatatatatatatatatatatatatatatatatatatatatccctcatcttcatcctgttttgtgtgtgtcatcatcgaatgcaagattcagaatgcagaagtaatggaaataactgatacgacacattccctgcttttaatatctgaagaattaatgcaacaggacacagctgatcacttagaaagacctgtgaggcaactgttcacATCAGAtaggatgaaactctaaaagtgctgaacttcttagctggtaaaacatctatgtgttgaatcacccaataataaaatgtgacattctgtagttttgtctcatattcatcttttaatcatatttgtaaatgtcttgactccacagccaacagagcaattttgtcttcactgttccaatacttttggagggcactgtataccAAAATATACCCAAATGCAAACAAAGTACAATGCTGACGGTTTAACTTAATGTCAGGGTTTTCACAAGAATCCAAGCCTGGAGAAGTTACATTCTATACTGttaaaaatgcaatgcaattgCTAAGGAACTATTAAACACTTAAATATTACTTGGTATAACCTAACGCAGTCAGTTtgatttagtcatttaaaagaacagaatagaatagaatataccACGTGAAGCACATGGTTATCTGatttcaatgcatttttttgtgtattCATTGGTTCAATGTGTGTGAACCCTTCAGTTTGAACAATTAAAATGGATACAGAAAAGCACATGATCAAGTAAAAACTTTCTGAACAATATAACCACTGACAGAACAATAACATTCCAGACCCAAAACCAGCATACACAAGGTAGTTGAGAAATCACCTCTCATTTACCTGAAATCATGTGACTCTGATCCTGCTTAATATGGCAAAACAGGAAATGCTTTAAGGAGGGAAAGTGAGGAAGAACAAGAAGACAAACACACTCGAGAGACATTCTTGTGAATGACACAGCTTTGGAGAAATGGCTTTCAGGACTCTGCAATCAAACGTCTGCCTGCTTCTCCTAATCTTAGCCTGCCTACACTTCAGCACAGGTACAGTAGCATTTAAATACTTATTAGGACAGTTTATAGATTTTTGTCAGATATTGGTCATGGAGGTGACGTGGGACACATGGTTTTATGTTTCTGGGTGTGTTTTTAGAGAACAGCACCGCTGCAATATCCTTTCGAGAAAAATGTGAATGTGTTGAGGAAACTGACTCAGTGCAATGGAGAAAAATTAAAGACTACACGATCAGACAGAAAGAACCTCTTTGCAACAAGGTTCAAATCAAGTGAGTAAAAAAAGCATCATTCCTACTCAGGGTAATCTGAATGTGTTGTGCTACATAAGATTTATGAAACAAATGGATTTTAAGTGCAGCTTCTGAAAAAATGTACCTTTGATACATTGTCGTAAAAAGTGTTTGTCTAAAATACTTTTGCGGAAATCATGTATAAATTTGGCAATTCTGATCGAGTCGCACCTTCCACAGATCTTTTGCTTCAAACTAAAATTCTGGCATCATCTATTGCCCTcatgcctttttttttcatgtggaaCACGAAAGGTGTTTTTATGTCAATGTTACTCTTTTGCATTTCTGAAAATGCTTGGTGATTACTGCCTGTCGTGAAAAGATGCAATTATTGTTTTaccatcttttaaaaaatatatatattaagtaaGTTAATGTGACCTTTTAATGTGCATGATGCAAATCTGTAATAATTAACATGCAATTATATCCCTCCTGAACATTTTGCAATCCATGTAATTGTTAACAGTGTGTGAGGACATTACACAATATCTCATGTTGAGGCATATCCCGAGTTGGGATCATTTTGATTTTTGCATCAGAttagtttcatttgaaatgaagtGTGAGGGGGCATGATAAGACAAATAATACCACTGAACTCTGGAAATATGAGCTCTCTTAAGGCAAAATCTAGTGAATACAGATGCAGCTGGATAGGAAATAGGAAAAAGGaacaaatatgaaatgaaaaactaaaatgtctCACTTAACCtggtttaagttttagtaaaaaaacacttttccaATAGTCTAAGCATTAATGAAGCAATGCAAagattaaattcattttaagtaTAATTAATTTAAGACTTCAAATGAAGTTTGTTTGGAAGTTTGTCATGAGTAAATCCCTCAGATCAAATGTTGCAGTATCTTATTGCTTGCAGTGATttgcacacatttaaaacatgcTATTCTCCTCCACAGACTCCAGCTGTCAGGTAAACAAGCTTGTCTAAATCCAGACTCCAAGCAGGGgaaaaaactgcaaaaatgctggaaaaggTATGTCAACAACGGTTTCCCTCTAATGATACTGCAAACGATTTGATTCTAATATAcactaatttaaaaaacctcAAGTTTTCATGAGTTTAAAACCTCAAACaggtttttatttgaataaagtgAAAACACTGCCACTCTGTGGCAGAAGCAAATACTACCATAAAAATACTTATTCTAAAGATTACTAGCTCCCCTCTCTGCATACCATATAGCTACAAAAGCTATAACTgcatattaatacattaacaatATTGAcaatcaaatacataaaatattgacaaaaaacataaataaaaatactggtTATATGCAGCACTAGAAGCCTTGCGTTTTACAAATTGTATATAATTGCTGATGCTTTCAGAGATGTTTGAGTCAAGATAAATATGGTCTCTAGAGAATTTTAAGTGTTTACGTTGCCATTAATGGAGTGCATTGATTTAGGGTTGAGAACATGTGTTTTTGCTTGCTCAGCTTTGCGGGCCTCCCCAATAATTAAACACCTTCACTGTTCTATTGTCCAGGATTAAATTCAATACACAGAGGAAGAAGATCTGTCTGAAGCTCCAGAAGAAGAATGGACCAAAAAAGCCCAAGAGGCTGTAATTCAACAATCTTTACCTTTTCTGTGTAGAAAGACTATTTGTCTTTGTCATTTATCCTGCTTGTCCTTTATTTTGCACAAATAAATGATACATGTATTATGTAGAtggttttgtatattttttgtacTGCTATTTTCTAATAAAACCTTGTAAAAGTTTTTGCATGGTCTTTGTGTTATCTGTCTATTTTGTGTCCATATTTGAAATTAAGCCAtttgacatttaattttaaaagtacaatttACACAAATTATCTGTATTCacctaaataatataaacaaaagcCTTCTATTCAGTGAAGGAAAAGAATTTGAATATTCTATGAATTAACCCCACCTCTGTCTATGACCATtctcattaattattaaatatgccACTTTAGTCTCATGGCAAGAAACGCCtttcgagaaaaaaaaaactgtgtctACCAGAAAGAATCCCACTTGTGCATTagactgatttaaaaacaagGGGTCATGTCTAGAGATGCTCTCCACCTGCATAAAGAAGAGACACCGTGAAGCCCCTCTGCCCACCCAGTCAATAACAGCAAACCAGCTGTGACTCTGCTGCAGGAATATATCAGGCATAGAGTCCTTAACCACTTCTGGATTTCTGTGTCACTATTTTGCAGAAGTTGGACAGATTTGAAAGACACTGGCAAAACACATAATTTCAAATAGGCTATTTTTGATTTGCTTTCattatgaaaatgaaacatacagaaaatatcacaattctgacacATCTGGTGCAGATGTTGCCTGTCACTAAAGTACAGTTTGTTTTGACAGCTGTATAAAGACACGCACCTGAGAACTGTTTCAGAAGAAGCCTAGGTAGCCTTCAAAAGAAGACAGCAGTACGTACAGCTCACCTGCAGaattattcagaaaaaaaacccATCTCAAATGAAACCATAATTAATGCAGAACATATCTTTTCTGTTTCCTTGCATATATTGTCCTACCATCTCATGAAACGCCGTTCCTTTGTAAGAAGGAGCCCAGCTGTTTTGTAAGACACAACGTCTTATCTTCCACTCCACTCTTCCACTTCACCCTGCTGCTTCCTCGGGGAATAGACGGTCAAAATAACGCTACTCGTTCAGAAAACTGGCAGCTGTGTAAACCAATCCTATACTCCGCTGAGTACAGGAGCCAATCAGAGACGTCCGTGGGCGGGAGTCTTCTGCGGTTGCCCTGGGAAACGCCGGGACCGTTCACACCATTATTAGCATGTCTGTGAGATAATTATCACTAGTCTTATGCGTCTATGGTCTTGCGATAACCACGAGACAATTAAGCTGCAAATGAAAGGTTGCCGTTAAATTGCATTCGGTCCACCTGTCATATTACAACTTCATTAAGCTGTAggatttgaataatttaaagcTTCAGTTAGGcctaatataaaatgtgtaaGGATTAACACTTAAGTACGCATATAAATGCAACGCTAGATAGTTTCTCTCAGTCTGACAACTGAGGCACATGAGCTTCCTGTTTTGAGCTCAGTCTGAGAATACCATCTAGGAAAATATGACACCGAAAGGTCGGATAAAATATTTGAGGAAGTAGATGCTTTGAGCTGCCAAGA encodes:
- the cxcl18a.1 gene encoding chemokine (C-X-C motif) ligand 18a, duplicate 1 — protein: MAFRTLQSNVCLLLLILACLHFSTENSTAAISFREKCECVEETDSVQWRKIKDYTIRQKEPLCNKVQIKLQLSGKQACLNPDSKQGKKLQKCWKRIKFNTQRKKICLKLQKKNGPKKPKRL